From Persicobacter psychrovividus, the proteins below share one genomic window:
- a CDS encoding RagB/SusD family nutrient uptake outer membrane protein, with protein MKKLLYLILLVAMGVFTLGCSKDYLDRDPSDAIPSDELLSTVKGQEIALNGLYRYMYLAGSHDTFGEMAINLALDLRCDDMALHSLGHNWFANDYGIEFSRAETHGRPANIWSYYYQLIFQANQIINSIDTSQGNKHEKAYVKGQALAIRAYGHHRLVQVFQQTFVGHENAPGIPVKLTAELEQLPRAPLTTVYDQIKDDYLEALDLLEEKTENNDQKEDEVVSVPRKHHSHISHAVVAGLLSRVYLVTNEWEKAHEFADLAISSAQEQGHYVMPAQSYLDGFNNVYNPAWVWGLAINGAQTTLYASFFSHIDPFAGGYATLGSMKKISATLYAELTTNDVRYNVFADRDYELDAAGNFVWPTQATRKFLLKNQAWEGDYVLMRMEELYLNRGEASFHMGDEAAARADLKMLMQNRLANYSERILSGDQLIEQILLQRRLELWGEGHRFFDMMRNGEDLQRDKTHDPGMARVMNLRAGDPQWIMQIPQSELDANTAINAQDQNPLK; from the coding sequence ATGAAAAAATTATTATATCTCATATTATTGGTGGCTATGGGGGTGTTTACCCTGGGCTGCTCCAAGGATTACCTCGACCGTGACCCTTCTGATGCTATTCCCTCCGACGAGCTGCTTTCTACCGTCAAGGGGCAGGAAATTGCCCTCAATGGGTTGTATCGTTATATGTATTTGGCTGGCAGTCATGATACTTTCGGAGAAATGGCGATTAATTTGGCCCTGGACCTGCGTTGCGATGACATGGCCCTGCATTCGCTGGGGCATAACTGGTTTGCCAACGATTATGGCATTGAATTTTCGAGAGCAGAAACCCACGGGCGTCCTGCCAATATCTGGTCGTATTATTATCAGCTGATTTTTCAGGCGAATCAAATCATCAACTCTATTGACACTTCGCAAGGAAACAAGCATGAAAAAGCTTATGTGAAAGGGCAGGCTTTGGCTATTCGTGCGTATGGCCACCACCGTTTGGTGCAGGTGTTTCAGCAGACTTTTGTAGGGCATGAAAATGCCCCGGGTATTCCTGTCAAATTAACGGCTGAGCTTGAGCAATTACCGCGCGCACCACTGACCACCGTCTATGATCAGATCAAAGATGACTACCTTGAGGCGCTTGATCTGTTGGAAGAAAAAACGGAAAACAATGACCAGAAGGAAGACGAGGTGGTTTCGGTGCCGCGCAAACACCATTCACACATCAGTCATGCGGTAGTTGCGGGACTGCTTTCACGTGTGTACCTGGTGACCAATGAATGGGAAAAGGCGCATGAGTTTGCTGATTTAGCCATCTCTTCTGCCCAGGAACAGGGGCATTATGTGATGCCTGCACAGTCGTATTTGGATGGTTTTAACAACGTCTACAACCCAGCATGGGTATGGGGACTGGCCATTAACGGCGCACAAACGACGCTTTACGCTTCCTTCTTCTCTCACATTGACCCTTTTGCTGGCGGCTATGCTACCCTGGGCTCGATGAAGAAAATCTCCGCAACATTATATGCTGAACTGACCACCAACGATGTGCGCTACAATGTGTTTGCTGACCGCGATTATGAACTCGATGCAGCAGGAAATTTCGTCTGGCCAACACAGGCTACCCGTAAATTTTTACTGAAAAATCAAGCCTGGGAAGGTGATTATGTCCTGATGCGGATGGAGGAGCTTTACCTCAACCGTGGGGAGGCTTCCTTCCATATGGGCGACGAGGCTGCTGCCCGTGCAGACCTGAAGATGCTGATGCAAAACAGGCTTGCCAATTATTCGGAAAGGATCCTCTCGGGTGATCAGCTGATCGAACAAATATTACTGCAACGCCGCCTCGAACTCTGGGGAGAGGGGCACCGCTTTTTTGACATGATGAGAAATGGCGAAGACCTGCAAAGGGATAAAACCCACGACCCTGGAATGGCACGGGTGATGAACCTCCGAGCTGGGGATCCGCAATGGATCATGCAGATTCCGCAATCGGAGCTTGACGCCAATACGGCGATTAATGCCCAGGATCAGAATCCGCTGAAATAA
- a CDS encoding TonB-dependent receptor: MKKIYLVLLFSLFGITQTIAQIQVKGQVNDKESGEPILGANVVIQGTATGTVTDINGAFTLEVPAAETVLSFSFIGYTSEVVKVGNQSNIQVYLNADATELEEVMVVAYGEQKKSSFTGSAATVKKDHIEKLQVSNVQNALEGAVAGVQVSGVSGQPGSGTSIQIRGIGSVNASSAPLYVVDGVPFGGAMNNLNPADIESMTVLKDAAATALYGSRAANGVVMITTKKGKSGQGSIQFKSRTGIAQRAMRGYDRLGQKDYYEAQWEGYKNNLMAADIAEEDARLIASGQHPVYSHPMFAGYRRNLVQQLGGYNAFDVADSLLIDPTTGQMNAGANALYGDNWEDELFSAALRQEYSIAMSGAANTTDYFVSFGYLNEDGVATNTGFERFSTRVNVNSDIKKWLNAGANLSYTFTESRGASTGNTTASNPFFFANTIAPIYPVYQREEDGSFLLDDAGEKIYDYAGSRPYLGNSNAVGTTTLDVIGYTNNAISGRTYLNVKFNDHFSARTNVTLDYVNRNSITHQNSLYGDADNVDGRSSRTDNEYTTLTVNQLLSYQNSFGKHNVSGLVGHENYYYQQKGLTGTTQGFPVAGLPELGVGSHPTFASSWVDEHVIESYLSRFEYNYNEKYFGSLSFRRDGTSRLAPESRWGNFWAIGGSWALHKEDFMNSLRWVNSLQLRGSIGEQGNENLGTNYYIYRDNYNLTYPNNSEYGGRMTYLANRDLTWEKRQATNIGLDFSLLNNKFSGSIEYFNNASKDLIFTMPVAPSNGWGGQSANIGGMKNYGLEFNLSMTLLKTTNFRWNMDFAATHMKNKITELPQEVVMLSSSKRLEVGRSYYDFYMFDYAGVNPQTGDAMYYKDLGEGLGRGVTTDPNDADRYFVGSAMADLTGFINQRFNYRQFDLSVMLNYQLGGEVYNSGYHQLMNPSFGVAMHSDIKNAWREEGQVTDVPRIEIDNSNLVSTSSRFLSDASYATIRNITFGYTLPERTAKAIHMDNLRISFAVDNLFTFSSMQGYFPGTASADGYMNNGYYPIRTMSLGLDVKF; encoded by the coding sequence ATGAAAAAAATATATTTAGTCCTGCTGTTTTCCCTGTTCGGGATCACGCAGACGATCGCCCAGATTCAGGTCAAGGGGCAGGTCAACGATAAAGAAAGTGGCGAGCCCATCCTCGGGGCAAATGTTGTTATTCAGGGAACGGCTACTGGTACCGTTACCGATATCAATGGTGCATTTACGCTCGAGGTGCCTGCTGCTGAAACCGTTCTTTCATTTTCATTTATAGGATATACCAGCGAGGTCGTGAAGGTGGGCAATCAGTCCAACATACAAGTTTACCTGAATGCCGACGCCACCGAACTTGAGGAAGTAATGGTGGTCGCTTATGGCGAACAAAAAAAATCATCTTTCACAGGATCAGCCGCAACGGTTAAAAAGGATCATATCGAAAAACTGCAGGTTTCCAATGTTCAGAACGCCCTGGAGGGGGCCGTAGCTGGGGTTCAAGTGTCTGGGGTGAGTGGGCAGCCGGGCTCAGGGACTTCCATCCAGATTCGTGGAATTGGCTCCGTAAATGCTTCCTCGGCACCATTGTATGTGGTGGATGGTGTTCCTTTTGGCGGGGCGATGAATAACCTCAACCCTGCGGATATTGAGTCGATGACGGTCCTCAAAGATGCGGCAGCTACAGCACTTTATGGCTCGCGTGCAGCAAATGGGGTAGTGATGATCACCACTAAAAAAGGAAAAAGTGGGCAAGGATCCATTCAGTTTAAATCCCGAACGGGTATTGCACAGCGGGCCATGAGAGGCTACGACCGCCTTGGGCAAAAAGATTATTATGAAGCACAATGGGAAGGTTACAAAAACAACCTTATGGCAGCGGATATTGCCGAGGAAGATGCCCGCCTGATTGCCTCGGGGCAGCATCCGGTGTATTCACACCCAATGTTTGCGGGTTACCGAAGAAACCTCGTGCAGCAACTCGGGGGCTATAATGCTTTTGATGTCGCCGACAGCTTGTTGATTGACCCCACAACGGGACAGATGAATGCCGGTGCGAATGCTCTGTATGGCGACAATTGGGAGGATGAACTTTTTTCGGCGGCACTGCGGCAGGAGTATTCAATTGCAATGAGCGGAGCTGCCAACACCACGGATTATTTTGTTTCTTTCGGCTATTTGAATGAAGATGGTGTGGCGACAAATACAGGCTTCGAACGCTTTTCTACGCGTGTAAATGTAAATTCAGACATCAAAAAATGGCTGAATGCCGGTGCCAACCTTTCTTATACTTTCACAGAATCCAGAGGTGCAAGTACAGGCAATACCACGGCTTCCAATCCGTTTTTCTTCGCCAATACCATCGCACCAATTTATCCGGTATATCAGCGTGAAGAGGATGGCAGCTTCCTGCTCGACGATGCCGGAGAAAAGATTTACGATTACGCTGGATCACGTCCTTACCTCGGCAATTCTAATGCGGTAGGTACCACCACGCTCGATGTTATTGGCTATACCAACAATGCTATTTCGGGAAGGACTTACCTGAATGTGAAATTTAACGATCACTTTTCCGCCCGTACCAATGTGACGCTGGATTATGTCAACCGAAATTCAATTACCCATCAAAACAGCCTCTACGGCGATGCCGATAATGTAGATGGCCGGTCATCGCGTACCGATAATGAATACACCACCCTGACGGTCAATCAGCTACTTTCCTATCAGAACAGCTTCGGAAAGCACAATGTCAGTGGGTTGGTGGGACATGAAAATTACTACTATCAACAAAAAGGATTAACCGGCACCACACAGGGATTTCCCGTGGCGGGTCTTCCGGAACTTGGCGTGGGCTCTCACCCTACTTTTGCCAGTTCGTGGGTGGATGAGCACGTGATTGAATCCTATCTTTCCCGCTTTGAATATAACTATAACGAAAAGTACTTTGGCTCACTGAGCTTTCGTCGGGATGGGACCTCAAGGCTTGCACCAGAATCGCGATGGGGCAACTTCTGGGCCATAGGGGGATCCTGGGCGCTCCATAAAGAGGATTTTATGAATTCCCTCCGTTGGGTAAACAGCTTGCAGTTGCGAGGCTCGATAGGTGAACAGGGGAATGAAAACCTGGGCACGAATTATTATATCTATCGCGACAATTATAACCTCACCTACCCGAATAATTCGGAATACGGTGGCCGGATGACCTATCTGGCCAACCGCGATTTGACCTGGGAAAAGCGGCAGGCGACCAACATTGGCCTGGATTTCAGCTTACTGAACAATAAATTTTCCGGAAGCATAGAGTACTTCAACAATGCTTCCAAAGATTTGATCTTCACCATGCCCGTGGCCCCTTCCAATGGCTGGGGTGGGCAGTCGGCTAATATCGGAGGAATGAAAAACTACGGGCTGGAGTTTAACCTTTCCATGACGCTGCTGAAAACCACCAATTTCCGCTGGAACATGGATTTTGCAGCCACACACATGAAGAATAAAATTACGGAACTACCGCAAGAGGTGGTCATGTTATCTTCTTCCAAGCGCCTGGAGGTTGGCAGGTCCTATTACGATTTCTATATGTTCGACTATGCCGGCGTAAACCCACAAACCGGAGATGCCATGTATTACAAAGATTTGGGCGAAGGACTCGGCAGGGGAGTAACCACTGACCCCAATGATGCCGATCGTTATTTTGTGGGCTCAGCAATGGCCGACCTGACCGGATTTATCAATCAGCGGTTCAACTACCGACAGTTTGACCTATCGGTGATGCTCAATTACCAGCTCGGTGGTGAGGTTTACAATTCAGGTTACCATCAGTTAATGAACCCAAGCTTTGGGGTGGCTATGCATTCGGATATTAAAAATGCCTGGCGCGAAGAAGGGCAGGTGACAGATGTGCCAAGAATTGAAATCGACAACAGCAACTTGGTGAGTACCTCGAGCAGGTTCCTCAGCGACGCCAGCTATGCCACCATCAGAAATATCACTTTCGGTTATACCCTCCCCGAGCGGACCGCCAAAGCGATCCACATGGATAATCTGCGAATTAGTTTTGCCGTGGACAACCTGTTCACCTTTTCTTCCATGCAGGGCTATTTCCCCGGCACTGCTTCAGCGGACGGCTATATGAACAATGGCTATTACCCCATTCGCACGATGTCATTAGGTTTGGATGTTAAATTTTAA